A genomic segment from Gammaproteobacteria bacterium encodes:
- a CDS encoding DUF3320 domain-containing protein, with protein MTVSNHEFYDNRLVVFPSPDGGKVDTGLLFRHNPEANYQRRGINTAEAKTIALAVMKHARETPELTLGVAAFSNVQARRIEDEVDILRRRDPSHEEFFAGHPEEPFFVKNLENVQGDERDVILISIGYGKIDGTYLPMNFGPLNRDGGERRLNVLITRARRRCIVYCNFVGADLDLRRSGARGVRALKTFLEYAQHGMIDIAEASSREADSPFEEAVAARLRALGHDVAHQVGSAGFFVDLAVVDPDRSGRYLLGIECDGATYHSSRSARDRDRLRQQVLEGLGWRIHRIWSTDWFRNPQKELERVATAVRAAKINGAQRSAPRPSPPKPLERAPEPEPEIPAPTAPYRVVQLRISLLGTPLHEVPAGELATWIAPVVDVESPVHFDEVILRIRKAAGVGRAGRRIRAQMRLAATVGARRKLFRVDESDFLWRLERQAVEVRRRDGDIPSSLRDPARIASEEIGTALVHAIRVSYGIKPADAVAEAIRIFGFKRSGPKMVKRFRQVLDDLVAKGAILREGSLLRVPDDVRGGSPSPPG; from the coding sequence ATCACGGTGTCGAACCACGAGTTCTACGACAACCGCCTGGTGGTCTTCCCGAGTCCCGACGGCGGCAAGGTCGATACCGGCCTCCTCTTCCGCCACAATCCCGAAGCCAACTATCAGCGAAGGGGCATCAACACCGCCGAGGCGAAGACGATCGCGCTGGCCGTGATGAAGCACGCCCGCGAGACCCCCGAACTCACTCTGGGCGTCGCGGCCTTCAGCAACGTTCAGGCGCGCCGCATCGAAGACGAGGTCGACATCCTGCGCCGCCGCGATCCCTCGCACGAGGAGTTCTTCGCCGGGCACCCCGAAGAGCCGTTCTTCGTCAAGAACCTGGAGAACGTCCAGGGAGACGAGCGGGACGTGATCCTCATCAGCATCGGCTACGGCAAGATCGACGGCACCTATCTGCCGATGAACTTCGGCCCGCTCAACCGCGACGGTGGCGAGCGGCGCCTGAACGTGCTCATCACTCGGGCCCGCCGCCGCTGCATCGTCTACTGCAACTTCGTCGGCGCGGATCTCGACCTGAGGCGCTCCGGGGCCAGGGGCGTCCGGGCGCTCAAGACCTTTCTGGAGTACGCGCAGCACGGAATGATCGACATCGCCGAGGCCAGCAGCAGGGAGGCCGATTCTCCGTTCGAGGAAGCGGTCGCCGCCAGGCTGCGCGCCCTGGGACACGATGTCGCCCACCAGGTAGGATCGGCCGGGTTCTTCGTCGACCTGGCGGTGGTGGACCCCGACCGGTCCGGACGATACCTCCTGGGCATCGAATGCGACGGCGCCACCTACCACAGCTCCCGCTCCGCCCGCGACCGGGACCGCCTGAGGCAGCAGGTGCTGGAGGGGCTGGGGTGGAGGATCCACCGCATCTGGAGCACAGACTGGTTCCGCAATCCGCAAAAGGAACTGGAACGGGTCGCGACGGCGGTCCGCGCCGCGAAGATAAACGGGGCGCAACGGTCCGCGCCCAGGCCCTCGCCTCCCAAGCCCCTCGAAAGAGCGCCCGAGCCCGAGCCGGAAATTCCCGCTCCCACCGCTCCCTACAGGGTGGTCCAGCTGCGCATCAGCCTCCTCGGCACGCCGCTCCACGAAGTTCCGGCCGGCGAGCTGGCGACGTGGATAGCCCCGGTGGTCGACGTGGAGAGTCCCGTCCACTTCGACGAGGTGATCCTCCGCATCCGCAAGGCCGCCGGGGTGGGCCGTGCCGGGCGCCGCATCCGCGCGCAGATGCGATTGGCTGCAACAGTGGGCGCGAGGCGGAAACTCTTCAGGGTCGATGAGTCAGACTTCCTCTGGCGCCTCGAGCGCCAAGCCGTCGAGGTACGTCGCCGGGATGGCGACATCCCCTCGTCCCTGCGCGATCCCGCGCGCATCGCCTCCGAGGAGATCGGGACCGCGCTGGTCCACGCCATCCGGGTGAGCTACGGCATCAAGCCCGCCGACGCGGTCGCCGAGGCGATCCGCATCTTCGGCTTCAAGAGATCCGGCCCGAAGATGGTCAAGCGCTTCCGGCAGGTACTGGACGACCTCGTGGCGAAGGGCGCGATTCTGCGCGAAGGATCGCTGTTGCGGGTGCCGGACGACGTCAGGGGCGGATCCCCCAGCCCGCCTGGCTGA
- a CDS encoding sigma-70 family RNA polymerase sigma factor, whose amino-acid sequence MTPRGGGTGFDRERFHAGDRALFRDLVREMSPRMLRVIRGYARDDDHAADLLQLCWIRIYRKRARFAGTGSFLGWALTACRNVCRTEARKRRYGRLVRLDDHGDLPDHTPDPADQLNRQERAAALYRALERLRERERDAILLRILEGRSTAEVARMLAVKEVSVRSLIHRGLKKLRQMDRLGVET is encoded by the coding sequence TTGACCCCGCGCGGTGGCGGCACCGGCTTCGACCGGGAGCGATTTCACGCGGGGGACCGGGCGCTGTTTCGCGACCTGGTCCGCGAGATGTCCCCGCGCATGCTGCGGGTGATCCGTGGCTACGCGCGGGATGACGACCACGCGGCCGATCTGTTGCAACTCTGCTGGATCCGCATCTACCGCAAGCGTGCGCGCTTCGCCGGTACCGGGTCCTTTCTCGGGTGGGCGCTGACGGCGTGCAGGAACGTCTGCAGGACGGAGGCACGCAAACGTCGGTACGGACGCCTGGTCCGCCTTGACGACCACGGCGATCTCCCCGACCACACACCCGATCCGGCCGACCAGTTGAACCGCCAGGAGCGGGCGGCCGCGCTGTACCGGGCGCTCGAGCGGCTCAGGGAGCGCGAGCGGGACGCGATCCTGCTGCGCATCCTCGAAGGCCGGAGCACTGCCGAGGTGGCGCGGATGCTGGCCGTGAAGGAGGTGTCAGTCCGCTCGCTGATCCATCGGGGCCTGAAGAAGCTGCGCCAGATGGACCGGCTCGGCGTCGAGACCTGA
- the drmC gene encoding DISARM system phospholipase D-like protein DrmC has product MIDTLAILPAHLRKRLARALSTGELRAPYSAPELLSALGQPVPGVLSALEALSDLGVTDRAAGAWVRALDQAARPVPKPDLVWSGPEVPGLHARDTRRVYDQLFSSAKRSLWAVSFAYFDGPQVFEQLARRMEDVPELRVKLLLNIHRGHKDTSSQDALVRRFAVQFWQKDWPGNVRPAVYYDPRSVDPEVRGVLHAKTVVADDKSVFITSANFTAAALDDNIELGLLVRDGPLALRVVKHLRRLIDRRMLKALPG; this is encoded by the coding sequence GTGATCGACACGCTCGCGATCCTGCCGGCACATCTGCGCAAGCGGCTGGCGCGCGCGTTGAGTACGGGTGAGTTGAGGGCACCGTACTCGGCACCGGAACTTCTATCCGCCCTTGGGCAACCCGTCCCCGGTGTATTGAGCGCCCTTGAAGCGCTGTCAGACCTTGGCGTGACCGACCGCGCCGCCGGCGCTTGGGTCCGCGCCCTCGACCAAGCGGCCAGGCCGGTTCCGAAACCCGACCTTGTTTGGTCGGGCCCCGAGGTTCCAGGCCTCCATGCCCGCGACACGCGCCGGGTCTACGACCAGCTTTTCTCCTCCGCGAAGCGATCTCTATGGGCCGTCAGCTTCGCGTACTTCGACGGTCCGCAGGTCTTCGAACAGCTGGCGCGGAGGATGGAGGATGTTCCCGAGCTGAGGGTGAAGCTGCTGCTCAACATCCATCGCGGTCACAAGGACACTTCGAGCCAAGACGCCTTGGTCCGCCGGTTTGCCGTCCAGTTTTGGCAGAAGGACTGGCCCGGCAACGTGCGGCCGGCCGTGTACTACGATCCCAGATCCGTCGATCCCGAGGTTCGGGGCGTGCTCCACGCGAAGACCGTGGTAGCGGACGACAAGAGCGTGTTCATCACCTCAGCAAACTTTACTGCCGCGGCTCTGGACGATAACATCGAATTGGGTTTGCTCGTTAGGGATGGACCTCTTGCGTTGCGCGTTGTGAAGCACTTGAGGCGGCTGATCGATCGGAGGATGTTGAAGGCGTTGCCGGGCTGA